The sequence CAGGCGGCGATCGTGAAACCCCCCGGAGGCTCACGGCGGGCCCCCCGGCCCGCCGCCCCCGCTTCCCCCTCGTGCGCACCCCCCAGCGCGCCGTCTCGGTGACTCCCGAAGACATGAGAGTAGGCACTGAACATGACACTCAGGCGCAGTCCAGTTAAAAAGCACGTTTCTCAAGTCATAGCAGAGCAACCGGAATTGACGGTACTCCGGCCCCTTCAGGGACGAACCGTCCCCAACTGCTCCGCCAGCTCGACCGGGTCTGTCGTAGGCCGCGCGCAGACGAAATGTCGACAGACGTACGCCGTGGGAAGGTCGCGTACGAGTGTGCGCTCGGCCAGGAGGGGGAACTCGCCCCCACTGCCGTCCGCCGCACGCGGCAGCCCGACCGCCACCACAGCCCCAGGAGCCGTCCCCAGCAACGCGGTCCGGTGCAGCTCCGCCCGTGCCTCGTCCTCCGGATGGCCGACGACCGCGACCTCGCGCGGACCGTCGAGGAGCGCCTCGGCGACCGCCAGCCCGTGCCCGATGAAGCGCGGGGCGCGCGGACCCAGCGCGTGCACCACCCCGAGCGCCCTCTCGGCCGCCGTGCGGTGCGCCTCCGAGCCGGTGTGCGCGGCGTACGAGAGCAGGGCGCCGGCCGCGGCGGTCCAGCCCGACGGGGCCGCGGTGTCGGTGGGGTCCTGCGGCCGCCTGATCAGCGGCTCGGCGTCGTGCGCGGTGTCGTAGAGCGAGCCGTCCTCGGCGGCGAAGCGGTCCAGGACCAGGTCCGCGAGGAACCCGGCGAACTCCAGCCAGACCCCCTCCCCGGTGACGGAGGCCAGGGCCAGGAAGCCCTCCGCCACGTCGCCGTAGTCCTCCAGCACCCCGGCATTGGCTCCGACCTGACCGTCCTTGCTGGTCCGCGCCAGCCGGGCGCGGCCGTCCATGTGCACCCTGACCAGCAGATCGGCGGCCTCGGTCGCCCGCTCGACGAGGTCGGGCCGGTCGAAGTACGCCCCGCACTCCGCGAGCGCGGCGATCGCCAGCCCGTTCCAGGCCGCGACGATCTTGTCGTCCCGCCCGGGCGCGGGCCGCGCCGCCCGCGCGGCGAGGAGGCGCTCCTTGATGCCCGCGAGCCGCCCGGCCTCCACCACGGGGCCGTCCTGGGGCAGTTGGAGCACGGACTTGCCTTCCTCGAAGGTGCCCTCCTCGGTCACCCCGAAGTACGCGACGGCCAGCGCCCCGTCCTCCTCCCCAAGCACCTCCCGCAGCTCGGCGGGGGTCCAGGCGTAGTACGCCCCCTCCACGTGCTCGCCGGTCAGCGGATCCTCGCTGTCCGCATCGAGGGCGGAGGCGAAACCGCCCTGGTCCGTACGCAGCTCCCGGACCATGAAGTCGGCCGTCTCCAGGGCGACCCGCCGGGCGAGGTCCGACCCGGTGGCCCGCCACAGGTGCGCGTACACCCGGCAGAGCAGCGCATTGTCATAGAGCATCTTCTCGAAGTGGGGCACGACCCACTCCCGGTCCACGGAGTACCGGGCGAACCCGCCGCCGAGCTGGTCGTAGATCCCGCCGCGGGCCATCGCCTCACAGGTGTCGGCGGCCATCTGGAGCGCCCCCTCGGACCCGGTGCGCGCGTGGTGGCGCAGCAGGAACTCCAGCACCATGGACGGCGGGAACTTCGGCGCCCCGCCGAACCCGCCGCGCGTGGCGTCGTACTCCCGCGTCAGCCCCAGCAGCGCCTGCGCCAGCTCCTCGGGCCCGGGCGTACCGGCCTTCCCGTAGTCCAGCTGACGCCCGGCCAGATCCCGCACGATCCGCTGCGCCACCTCGGCGACCTCCTCGGGCCGCCCGACCCAGGCGGTCCGCACGCCTTCGAGGACCTGCGTGAAGGAGGGCATCCCGTGCCGGGGCTCGGGCGGGAAGTAGGTCCCGAAGTAGAACGGTTCGGCGTCGGCGGTCATGAAGACGGTCATCGGCCAGCCGCCCTGCCCGGTGGCGGCCTGCACGGCCTCCATGTACACGGAGTCGATGTCGGGCCGCTCCTCGCGGTCCACCTTGATGTTGACGAAGTGCTCGTTGAGATACGCCGCCGTTAGTTCATCAGTAAAGCTTTCAGCTTCGAACACATGGCACCAGTGGCAACTCGAATAGCCGACGCTGAGATGCACGGGCACGCCACGCTCGCGCGCCTCGGCAAAGGCCTCGGGCGACCACGGCCACCAGTCGACGGGGTTGTCGGCGTGCTGGAGCAGGTACGGCGAGGTCTCGTACGCGAGGCGGTTCGGCATGGGGCCATCCTGCCGCAACTCCCGAACGGCGGCTCATGACAGGGCCCTCAGGCCGCTGATTCGGCGGCCCCGATGCGATCAGCCCACTTCCACACTGGGACCACTCGAGAGTAGTCCCAGGTCCCGCACCCCTTCCGCCCCGATTTGATCACGAGGTGAGTGAAGACGGAGGAGATGACCCTGCGCTTCTCCTCGAAACCCATCTCGCCCGACTGCCACCGCAACCGCATCGGCTCCGGCAGCCGGACTCGCCCTTGTCCGTCGATGGGGAAGAGCAGCCTCTCGATGGCGTCCTCCACGAGTGGACCACTGATGGCACATCGCCCGCAGCCGCGGCCAGAGACGCAGATGTAGTTGTACGGGCTCTTCCGGCTGGCGGTCTTGCCGCCACCCATGAGCTGATGGCACTCAGCGCCGCCCGCAAGCTCCGCCCCACAACGCAGGAATCCGCTGGCGAGATACTTCGGTCCGGCCTTGCGGTCGGTCAGTCGTGGACTGAGCGCCCCCCTGTACATGTACAGACTGCCCGCGGAGAACCTCGCACAGACAGCCGTCCACTGCTCAGGGCTGACGATGGCCTGCCATGTCCCGACCAGCGGCTTCCCCGTATCGGGATCGATCAGCAACTCACCTCGGTTGGCGCGCAAGCCGCACACCCTCGGGGCGGTGATGATTTGCGTGACCGTCTGCGGATTCGGGCGGCCACCGCGCGTTCCCGTGACTCCCAGCTCAGCCCAATCTCGTGCCACCTGCCCCATGGAACCACCGGCGATGCGGTGCTCGATCGCCTTACGGACGAGCTCCGACTCCACCGGGTGCAGGGTTTGCCGGTCCTCCAGCCAACCGAACGGCCTCGGCCCGCTGTGCGGCAGTCCGTCCATGGCCCGGGACCAGTGCCAGTCCTTGACCCGGCGACTACGCATCTCCTTCTCGGCGACGGCGCCCTGGAGGCATTCGGCTCCCTGCAAGAGACCGGCCTTGCTGTACGGGTCCCGCAGACCATCACGGTCGACGTACACCCGGCCCGGCTCCGAGGTGAGCGCTGCCATGAAGCGGATGAAGTCCTCGGGCCTGCGGTACAGGCGGTCGTCCGCGACGGCGACGACGCCGTGAAGCGGCCCGGCTGTGAAGGCGTGGCCTCGGTGGAGGTCGGCGAGCAGGTGGTCGAACCCGGGCCGTTCCCGGTCGTCCTTGGTCGCGCTGCGTGCGTTGTCCGTGTACGTGGCGACGACGACGCAGCCGTGCTCGCGAGCCGTGCGTTCGTTGATCCGGTGCTGGTGGCGCACGCCGCGCGCGTCGCATTGAAGCGTGTCCTGCGAGGTACGGGCGTACGAGGCGACAGGTATGTGATCCACGGTGCGCTTTCCCATCGAGAGTGGTTGCGATGCTCGCTACAACTCACGAACAGACCGTCGGGTTACGCCCTGAGCAGGGGTTCCAGGTCCTTCAGCCAGGCGTCGCGGGTACGGGTCCAGGTGGCTGCGCAGTCCGTGCGGGACGGGGTGGCGAGGTCCGGGTGGCGGGCGGGGGACGCGCCGTAGACCGCGCAGCGGTGGGATTCCGCGCGGGTGGCGGGCGGGGCGTGTTCGTCGGCCGGGTCGGGGGTGGGGTCGGCCGCGGCCGCGAGGTCGTAGGCGCGGGCCGCCGTGAGGAGGGTGCCCTCGCCCTCCGGGTCGCCGCGCAGCAGCATCAGCTGGGCGAAGCGGTCGGCGGCGTCCTCCTCGGCGCGCTCCCCTTCGTCCGGGAGGTCCAGCGCGTCCACCAGGGCGTGGCCCGCCTCGTGGAGGAGGGTCTCCCGCACGACCTCGGAGAGGTCCTCGTCCGGGTTGCGGGACTCTCCGCGCTCGAACAGCTCGCGCTCCTCGGCCAGGTCGTCGTAGCAGAGCTCGATGCGGTGCCCGGCCGGGTCGTAGCCGCTGCCCTCCCCGGCGCAGGAGCGGGCGACGACGGTGACCCGGTACGGCAGGTCGACGTAGGCGTTGAGGTCGGCGAGGGTGGACTCGGCCAGGGCCCGGTCCTTCAGGAAGCGGGAGCCGTCCCGGTCGGCGGCGGCGGGCTTCTCGTAGCGGAGCACGAAGCCCTGGTCGGGGAGCTCCGCCCGGCATCCGGCCGTCGGGAGCAGCAGCGCCGTCGCGGCCGCGAGGGCGGCGGCGCCCGCGGCCCCACGCCGCCGGTCGGCGCGGCGGACGGGCAGCGCCGTGCGGCCGTCCGCGGGCCCGCGCCTGGGCACGGCCACCGTCGTATATATCTCTTGTTCCGTCATGAGGGCCTCGGTTCACGGAAGTTGGAAGGTTTCGACCCGACTGTACGAAGGCCGGGCCGCTCCCTCTGAAGAAGCTCAAGTTCCCTCGCGCTCGCGACCGTCCCGCAGGACACTTGGGGCTCGTTGCCGGAGCTCTCTGAGGGGGATGCCGATGCGGGACAGCCATCGCGGCGAGGCCGAGCGGCTGTTGGGCCGGGCCGTGGAGGAAGAGGGCCGGCGGGCAGCGGGCGGCGCGGGCGGCCCAGGGGCGCCGGTCGACCGGGCGGCCCTGCTGGCGCGCGGCAAGGAGGCCCTGGACGCCCTCGCGGCGAGTGCGGCACCGGAGTACGAGGCCTACGTGCGGGCCCTGGACGAAGCGGCGGCCGGGAACGAGTCCCTCGGCGAGGCATTCCGCCGCAACAGCGCCTCGACTGCCCTGCTCGTGACGGCGGTCGCGGCGGCGGCCGCCGTCGGGGCGGACCTGGCGCTCGGCGTCGCGGCGGGCACGGCGCTGACCGCGGGAGCCGTGGCGGGCGTAGCGGGGGCGGCGGCCACGGTGGCGAAGGTGACGGCCCTGCACCTGCCGGCCGCGAACCGGCGGGCCGGCGAGCTGGGCCGGCCCGGCGGCCCCGAGCAGCTGAAGCTCCAGTGGCTGTCGGCGCTGGAGGTGCGCGGGATCCGCCCGTTCCTGGAGCAGCAGCGCACGGTGGCGGCAGCGGCGCGGACGCCCCGGCCCGCGCCCCGGCCCGCCTCGCCGCAGCTGCGCGGCACGGACCGCAGCGCGGAGGCCCGGCGGCGCAGCGTACTGGAGCAGTCCTTCGGGCAACTCCCCGACCCCGCCGGGGTGTTCGTGGGCCGGCGGGCGGAGCTGACCCGGATCGCGCAGTGGGTGCAGGCGGCGCGGGCCAGTACGGAGACCCGCCCGGTGGTGGTGGTCCTGCACGGCGAGCCGGGGGTCGGCCGCACGGCTCTGGCCCTGCGGGCGGCGCACGGGCTGCGGGACCAGTTCCGGGGCGCGTGCGTGGTGGACCTGCGGGGCGGTTCGCCCAGCGGGGAGGCCCCGCTGTCGACGCGGGAGGCGCTGCTGCACCTGCTGAACCGGCTGGGCGCGCCGCGCGAGCAGCTGCTGTTCCGCGAGGGTGCCTCGGCTGAGCAGCAGGTGCGGCGCCTCTGCGAGCTGTACCACCAGCACCTTCAGGGGCTGCCGGTGACGGTGGTGCTGGACGACGCGGTGGACGTGGCGCAGGTGCGGCTGCTGGTGCCGGAGCGGTCCGAGAGCCTGGTGCTGGTGACGGCGCGGGAGCCGATGGAGCTTCCGGCGGATCTGGCGGCGTGGGTGCACCAGCTGCCGGTGGAGCCGCTGGCGGAGGCGGACGCGGCGGAACTGGTACGGGGTTCGGTCGCGCCCGGTGCGGGTGCGCCGGTTCCGGTCGCGCCGGGTTCGGGTGCGCAGGGTGCGGGCGGGCCGGGTTCGGGTGCGCAGGGTGCGGGCGGGCCGGGGCCGGTCGCGCCGGGGCCGGTGGCAGCGGCGGCGGGCGCGGATGTCCCGGCCGCCCTGCTGGAGTCGGGCGGCGGGCTTCCGCTCGCGCTGCGGATGCTGGCCCCGCTGGCCCCTGCGGGCGAGGCCCCCTGGGACGGGCCCGGGGACGCGGGGGTGCACCCGGTGGAGCGTGCGCTCCGCGCGGCCGACGCACGGCTGGCCGAGCCCGCGCGGCAGCTGCTGCGGCGGCTTCCGCTGGCCGGGCGGGCCTCCCTCGGCGGGGCGGCGGCGGCCGCGCTGGCCGACGTACCGGAGCAGGCGGCCCTGCGGACGCTGGAGGAGCTGTGGGAGGCCGGGCTGATCGAACGGGTGCGCGGGCAGCGGTTCCGGATGCACGACGCGGTGCGCGCGTACGCGGCGGCGCGGCTGGCGGCGGACGAGGACCGCGCCGAGTCCGCGGCGGCGCACGGACGCCTGATCCGCAACTACGCGAAGCTCGCGGACTCGGTGATCCGGATGGTCGACGGGAAGATGTCGACGCGGGCGGACACGTTCCTGAAGGGCTCCGTCGGCGGCCACGGTTTCACCTCGCTGGACGCGGCGCTGCGCTGGCTGGACGACGAGTCGAGCTTCATCACGGCGGCGCTGCGGCACTCGGAGGGCGTGGACCAGCAGGCGGTACTGGACCTGCTGGGGGCGCTGTGCGACTTCTGCCTGCTGCGCGGGGACCTGTACCGGCTCGGTGAGATCGACGAGCTGACGCAGGCGGTCGCCGCCGCGGCCGCGTCGGACGACGGGAACGGCGCGGCCGGCGGCGGGCAGCAGGGGCGGCTGGTGCGGTCGGTGCGGTGGCGCACCGGCATCGCCGCGCGCCAGCTGGGCGAGCTGGACAAGGCACGGACCACGCTGACCTCGGTGGTCGACGAGTACATGGAGGCGCATCAGGAGGCGGGGGCGGCGATGGCGCTCGTCTCGCTCGGGATCACCCTCCACCACCAGGGGAACCTTCCGGAGGCGGCGGTCCGGATCCGCGAGGCGCTCGTCCTCCAGGAGCCGCCGGAGCTGGCGGGCGACCGGGCGTGGGGGCTGCACGCGCTGGCGGCCGTGGAGCGCGACCTCGCGCACCTCGGGGAGGCGACGGCGCTGCTGCACCGCTCGCTGGCGCTGCACCGGGAGAGCGAGAGCGTCCACGGGGAGGCGTGGGCGCACTTCCAGCTGGGCCAGGTGTACCTGCGGCTCGGCGAGGTGGCGAAGGCGGAGGTGGAACTGCGCCTGGCCCTCGACCTGTACGGGCGCACGCGCGACGACCGCGGCGAGGCCTGGGCGCTGACCCAGCTGGGCCGGGCCCGGGTGGTGGACGGGGATCCGGGGCCGGCGGTGGAGCGGCTGCGCGAGGCGCTGGTCCGGCACCGGGAGGCGGAGGACGCGCGCGGCGAGGCGTGGACGCTGTACTACCTCGGGCAGGCGCTGGAGGAGGGCGGCGAGCGCGATCAGGCCGTGCGGGAGCTGGAGCGGGCCCGGACGATGTTCTCGCGGATGCGTGACGTGTACGGGCTGGCGCACGCGCGGCACCATTCGGGTCGGGTGACGCGGGACCAGCGGGCGGCGCAGACGGGGAACCTGCGCAACTCCGGCTTCGCCCGCCAGCTGCTGGTGGACGCGCGGGCGGACTTCCGGCGGATCGGGCTGGCGCACGGCGAGGCGTGGACCTGCCTGGAGCTGGCGGTGGTGGACGCGGGCAACGCGAAGGTCTCGCAGGCGCTGGGGCTGTGCGAGGAGGCGGTACGGCTGTTCATCTCGTACGGGGACCGGCGAGGGGAGGACTGGGCCCGTTTCCTGCGGTGCACGCTGCTGCCCTACGCGATTCCCGGGGCTCCGGAGGAGGCGCGGGCGGAGCTGGCGCGGCTGGCGCAGGCGCCGCATCCGGCCCGGGACGGCCGGCTGGCGGACTGCCTGGAGACGTACGGGGTCGTCCTGGGCCGCGGCGTGGACCCGTCGGAGGGCTGGCAGGCGTGGCGGCTGGGACTGGTCCCGAACCTGCACGCGCGGGAAATCATGGGCGTCCCGGTACCAGCGCCGCCCACGTAAGGCCCCTGCGCCCCCGGGCAGCTCCCAGCCCGGCCCGCACCACCCAGCCCCGCCGGCGCTTGAGGCGCGGGGTCTGGGGCGGAGCCCCAGGGGCCTTGAGCCCGGCCCGCACCACCCAGCCCCGCGGGCACCATCAGCCCCGCCGGCGTTTGAGGCGCGGGGTCTGGGGCAGAGCCCCAGGGCCTTGAGCCCGGCCTGGGGTGGAGGCGGGGCCTACGGCGCCCGGGTGCCTTCGCCGGCGGAAGCGGAACCGGCGGGCGCCGCAGGCTCAGGCGCCTCCTGGAAGTTCACCCGGCCCATGTGCCGGCTCATGGACTTCATCAGGGCCCACACGCCGACGGCGAGTGCCGCGAACACGATGAAGCCCAGGATTCCGGGGGTCACCTTGTTCTTGTCGAAGGTGTCCCCGGCCAGCGGAAGGAGCTCGGTCAGTGCTGCCTGCGTAGCGCTCATAGCTACGCATTCTCCCGGATGCCCGCGAAGAGGTCGGACTCGGGGAGGGAAGTGTCGACGAGCGACTTCGCCAGCTCGTACTCCTCCGTCGGCCAGACCTCCTTCTGGACGTCCATCGGGACGCGGAACCAGCCGCCGTCCGGGTCGATCTGCGTGGCGTGCGCGATGAGCGCCTTGTCACGGATCTCGAAGAAGTCCGCGCAGGGCACGTGGGTGGTCAGGGTCCGCTCCGTGCGCTCGAACTCCTTCCACCGCTCCAGCCACTCCCCGTAGGGGGAGTCCATGCCGCGCGAGAGCAGTGCCTCGTGCAGGGCGACGGTGCGCGGCTTGTTGAAGCCCTGGTTGTAGTAGAGCTTCTGCGGCCGGTGGGCCGGGCCGAACTCGGCCTCGGGGAACTTGTCGGTGTCGGCCGCGCCGTCGAAGGCCACCATCGAGATCTTGTGGGTCATGATGTGGTCGGGGTGCGGGTAGCCGCCGTTCTCGTCGTAGGTGGTGATGACCTGCGGCTTGAAGGCGCGGATCTTCTTCACCAGCTCGCCGGCGGCCTCGTCCACGTCCGCGAGGGCGAAGCACCCCTGGGGCAGCGGGGGCAGCGGGTCACCCTCGGGGAGGCCGGAGTCGACGTATCCGAGCCACTCCTGCTCGATGCCGAGGATCTCGCGGGCCTCGTCCATCTCCTTGGCGCGGACCTCGTGGATGTTCTCCTCGATGTACTTGTCGCCCTGGAGCTTGGGGTTCAGGACGGAGCCGCGCTCGCCACCGGTGCAGGTCACGACCAGCACGGGCACCCCCTCGGACACGTACTTGGCCATGGTGGCCGCGCCCTTGCTCGACTCGTCGTCGGGGTGGGCATGGACGGCCATCAGTCGAAGCTGCTCGGTCAAGACGGATCCTCTGCAATTCGGCGCGGTCGCGGGCGGGCGACTCCTATATTGACTCCTCCCTCAGCAATCGAACGACGCGGGGGATTCCTGACCCACGCTGCCCGCCGGACCAACGGCCCGTCGGGTCTTCCGCGATCAGCATCAGCCGGGGTGAGACCAGCCCGGACGCGGGATGCACGAGCCGCAGGTCACGACCATGCTTGCGCGCCGTGTTGATCAGCTGACGCTTCGTGACGGAGATCGCCGCGTCGGGGACCAGCGGGTGAACTTGTGGATCACGTCGCGAACGGCGTCCTCGTCCGCCCGGACCGGGCGGGCTACGACCGGGCCCCGCTGCCGCCGGCCGAGGCCACCGGCGCCAGGCAGCCGCCCACCGGCATCTGCGACTCCCCTGTGGCCGCAGATGCCGTGCCGCAAGCATGGGCCGCCCAAGGCTCTTTGTGGAGTACTTTTCTAGAAACTTATTCCGGTTGCAGGGAGCACCAGATGCGGTCGGGCAGCACCTTCACGGCCTCGCCCAGATCGAGTTCGTACGTGCTGGCCAGCCAGCGCCGGGCGGCCTCCGCGACCGGGCCCATGACCAGCACCTCGACCAGCGGCATCGACAGTGGCCGGATCTCGCCCTTCTCCATGCGGATCCACATCCAGCGGCCCATGTCCGCGAGCATGACCTCCTTGGCCGCGCGAATCTCCTCGGCGTGTATCGCGAGGTATCCGGAATAGGCGGAGGCATGGAGGAACAGGGCGGCGTCCCGGTGTTCCTGGGTGAAGCGGAGGTACGCGCGCACCAGCGCCCGCACCCCCGTGCGGGCGGTCCGGGTCCGGGTGACGGCCTCCGTCAGGTCCTCGAAGAGCTGCCCCATGCAGCGGGTGTAGAGGGCGGCGGCCAGCCCGTCGAAGCTCCCGAAATGGTGATAGAGGCTACCCAGACTGACCCCGCTGGCCGCCGTCACGGCCTGGACGGTGAAGCCCTGCTGCCCCGACTCGACGTACACGCGCAGCGCGGCGGTCAGGAGCTGGTCGACGGTGGCCTCGCCACGCTGTTGCTTCACCATGGCGCCAGCGTAGAACACAATGGAACTACAATAATTTTCTAGAAAATCCCTCCACTCACCGGAGGGCAAGGTGTCCTGGGAGGGGCGGGCGGCATGGAGACGCTGAAAGCCGATGATCCATTACATGTGGGGCCTTTCAGGGCACTTGCCGTGCTCGGACAAGGCGGCATGGGTCGGGTCCTGCTCGCCGCCTCCCCGGACGGACGGCTCGTAGCCGTCAAGCAGATCCATACCCACCTTGCCTGCGACCCGGGATTCCGGGCCCGGTTCCGGCGGGAGGTCGCCGCCTCCCAGCGGGTCTCCGGGGCCTACACGGCTGCTGTGATGAATGCCGACGCGGACGCGCCCATGCCTTGGCTGGCCTCGGTGTTCGTGCCCGGACCACCCCTCGGTGACGTGGTCAGACGCGCCGGAGCGCTGCCCGAGGAGGCCGTGCGGCGACTCGCGACGGGCCTCACGACGGCGCTCACCGAGATCCACCGGGCGGGGCTCATCCACCGGGACCTCAAGCCGGACAACGTATTGATCGCCGAGGACGGCGTACGGGTCATCGACTTCGGTATCGCGCGGGCGGTGCGGAGCGAGAGCGGTACCGAGCTGACCCGGACCGGGTGGGTGGTCGGATCGCCTTCCTTCATGTCGCCCGAGCAGGCGGAGAGCGGGGAGCTGACGGCCGCCAGCGACATCTTCTCCCTCGGCTCGATCCTGGTGACCGCCGCGACCGGCAGGAGCCCTTTCACGGCCACGTCCACCCTGCGGACGCTCTACAACGTGGTGCACGCGGAACCGGACCTGAGCGCCGTCCCTGAGGGGCTGCGGCCCGTGATCGCGCAGTGCCTGGCCAAGGACCCGTGCGACCGGCCCACCCCGGCGGAGCTGCTCGACGGCCTCGGCCCGGTGACCGTGAGCGGCAGGCGATGGCCGCCCGAGGTGCACCGGATGATCGCCGAACGGAAGGCGGAGGTGGAAGTGCTGCTCGGCGGGGGTGCCGGTGGAGACACGGGCACCCTCGTCGCCTCGGAGCCCGAACCCGAGCCCGAGCCCGAGCCCGAGCCCGCCACCATCAGGCGGGATGTCATCGTCCGATCGCTCGGCGGGGCGCCGTCCTACCTTCCGGGTCGCCGTCGGTCAGGCCTGCGGTGGGTGGCCGCCGCGGTGGGCCTGGGCGCCGTCGTGGCGGTCGGCGGTGTCGCGGCCGCCCGCTGGGCTCACTCCGGCGAGGAAGCGGCGGGCGGGGCGCAGCAACAGACCCCGTCGGCTTCGGCGCCGCAGGCCACCGCCCCGGCCCCGGACCCGCTGGCACAGGTCCAGGACCGGTATCTGGGGAACAAGCCCCTGAGCTGTGAGGATGCCGATTTCTTCGGCGTCGTTCCCAAGGACTTCGACGCCCCGTCCGGCGGCCGCGTCCTGGAACTCGGGGACGCGTCCGGCGCGCCCTACGCTGAGAGCTCCTGCACCTGGAAGAACCGCTCGGGCGACACGATCTGGGTGCAGTGGAACCGCTACCCGACCCGGCCTGGTGTGAAGAGCGGAGCCCGGAGCGCCAAGCTCGGCCACGATGCCTACCGGATCGGAGCGACCGAGGCCAAGATCTCCTACGCGGAGGAGGGCCTCCGGATCACATCGTCCAACGGTTGCAGTGTGACCGCACGCGACGTGAACCTGCGGGTTTTCGTTGCAGTCTCTGGCCCGCACTACCCGGCCCGCTCGTGTGATGGCCTCTCCGCAGCGCTCGCCGCAAACGCGATCCTCATGATGGCCGGGCGCTGAGCCTGGACTCCTGGTGCTGTGGCTCGAAAGGGTGACTGACTGCATGTGTGGATCGATGCCGGACGGGAAGGGTGGATTCTTCCCGGGCTCAGGGCCGTGACATGCTCCTGTGACCAGGTGACCGGGTCGGAGCCGGAAGGCATCGGCCTCCACGGAGAGGAACGATCGATGAGCGCGGTACGCGAAGGCCTTCCCGAAGTCCGTTACGGCCGGTCGGCGGACGAGCGTGCCGATCGCAGGCTCAAGGTCGTCGGGTCGGTGCTGGGTGTCGTGCTGCTGGGTGTGGTCGGCTGGATCGGCTGGGGCTACGTCGC comes from Streptomyces sp. NBC_01408 and encodes:
- a CDS encoding serine/threonine-protein kinase, with protein sequence METLKADDPLHVGPFRALAVLGQGGMGRVLLAASPDGRLVAVKQIHTHLACDPGFRARFRREVAASQRVSGAYTAAVMNADADAPMPWLASVFVPGPPLGDVVRRAGALPEEAVRRLATGLTTALTEIHRAGLIHRDLKPDNVLIAEDGVRVIDFGIARAVRSESGTELTRTGWVVGSPSFMSPEQAESGELTAASDIFSLGSILVTAATGRSPFTATSTLRTLYNVVHAEPDLSAVPEGLRPVIAQCLAKDPCDRPTPAELLDGLGPVTVSGRRWPPEVHRMIAERKAEVEVLLGGGAGGDTGTLVASEPEPEPEPEPEPATIRRDVIVRSLGGAPSYLPGRRRSGLRWVAAAVGLGAVVAVGGVAAARWAHSGEEAAGGAQQQTPSASAPQATAPAPDPLAQVQDRYLGNKPLSCEDADFFGVVPKDFDAPSGGRVLELGDASGAPYAESSCTWKNRSGDTIWVQWNRYPTRPGVKSGARSAKLGHDAYRIGATEAKISYAEEGLRITSSNGCSVTARDVNLRVFVAVSGPHYPARSCDGLSAALAANAILMMAGR